The following are encoded in a window of Neomicrococcus lactis genomic DNA:
- a CDS encoding biotin--[acetyl-CoA-carboxylase] ligase — translation MMLESCSSTNAFVGEQFRADPASWNTLDWAATGDQTSGTGRLGRAWVAPTGTSLALSVFFRVDEPGEIPSHEAAWLSVLCALSLTRTIEELGAASDAARLKWPNDVLLNGKKVAGILAQFHSVLNPREAVASGERETSSGVVVGIGTNISLTHEQLPVRTATSLALEGIEADIDRVCEVFLSHIRSDFEKLKASGYRTSVWLRGAVKEKLSSLGLDVCAELPNGRHVIGECVDLDPDGALIVETADGQSHRISAGDIVHLRRSDGAYA, via the coding sequence ATGATGTTGGAATCTTGCTCCTCAACCAACGCCTTTGTAGGCGAGCAATTTCGCGCCGACCCAGCATCATGGAACACCTTGGATTGGGCCGCTACCGGCGACCAGACCTCTGGGACCGGTCGATTAGGCCGGGCGTGGGTGGCACCCACCGGCACAAGCTTGGCTCTGAGCGTGTTCTTCCGCGTCGACGAGCCTGGCGAAATTCCCTCCCACGAAGCCGCGTGGCTTTCGGTGCTCTGCGCGCTGTCCTTGACTCGCACCATTGAGGAACTTGGTGCGGCGTCGGATGCAGCTCGCCTCAAGTGGCCCAACGATGTGTTGCTCAACGGCAAGAAAGTTGCCGGAATTCTTGCGCAGTTCCATTCCGTGCTCAACCCAAGAGAAGCCGTTGCGAGCGGGGAGCGGGAGACGAGCAGCGGCGTCGTAGTGGGAATTGGAACGAATATTTCGCTGACTCACGAACAACTTCCGGTTCGCACTGCCACGAGCCTTGCGCTCGAAGGTATCGAAGCGGACATCGATCGAGTGTGCGAAGTATTCCTATCGCACATTCGCTCGGATTTCGAGAAGCTCAAGGCGTCTGGATACCGCACGTCGGTGTGGTTGCGCGGCGCTGTCAAGGAAAAATTGAGTTCGCTGGGTCTAGACGTGTGTGCAGAGCTTCCTAATGGTCGCCACGTGATTGGCGAGTGTGTGGACCTGGATCCGGACGGTGCGCTCATTGTGGAAACGGCGGACGGGCAATCGCATCGTATTAGTGCTGGTGACATCGTCCATCTGCGTCGCTCCGACGGGGCCTACGCCTAG
- a CDS encoding SDR family oxidoreductase, giving the protein MTTETFSLKGRTILMSGGSRGIGLAIAKRAAADGANIVFLAKTVQAHDKLEGTVYTARAEMEEAGGKALPVVGDVRNDDDVARAVAEAVETFGGIDIVINNASAIDLSKTPDLSMKKYDLMLDINARGSFLMAKTALPHLMKSDHAHILTMSPPLNLDPKWAGMHVGYTMSKYAMSLVTLGLAEELKEHGIGVNSLWPATLIDTAAIRAMPHGDLLASKGRSIEIVGDAAHAILTSDPRELTGKFLVDEEILTLKGEEDLGRYATTPGNTDLIPDIFL; this is encoded by the coding sequence ATGACTACTGAAACTTTCTCTTTGAAGGGCCGCACCATCCTCATGAGCGGCGGCAGCCGCGGAATTGGGTTGGCGATCGCCAAGCGAGCGGCGGCTGACGGCGCCAACATTGTATTCCTTGCCAAGACGGTGCAAGCGCATGACAAGTTGGAGGGCACCGTCTACACGGCCCGAGCGGAAATGGAGGAAGCCGGCGGCAAGGCACTTCCCGTGGTGGGTGACGTTCGCAATGACGACGACGTAGCTCGCGCCGTTGCAGAAGCGGTTGAAACCTTCGGCGGCATTGACATCGTGATCAATAACGCCTCCGCGATTGACTTGAGCAAGACGCCTGATCTGTCGATGAAGAAGTACGACCTCATGCTGGATATCAACGCTCGTGGTTCGTTCCTCATGGCAAAGACGGCGTTGCCACATTTGATGAAGTCTGACCATGCGCACATCCTGACCATGTCCCCGCCGCTCAACCTTGATCCGAAGTGGGCTGGCATGCACGTGGGCTACACCATGTCCAAGTACGCCATGAGCCTCGTGACGCTGGGGCTCGCGGAAGAACTCAAGGAGCATGGAATCGGTGTGAACTCTCTTTGGCCGGCAACGCTCATTGATACGGCAGCCATCCGCGCGATGCCTCACGGTGATCTCTTGGCGTCCAAGGGGCGCTCCATTGAGATCGTCGGCGACGCGGCTCACGCCATCCTGACGTCAGACCCTCGAGAACTCACGGGCAAATTCTTGGTGGATGAAGAAATCTTGACGCTCAAGGGTGAGGAGGACCTTGGACGCTATGCGACGACGCCGGGTAATACGGATCTGATCCCTGACATCTTCCTCTAA